One Amblyomma americanum isolate KBUSLIRL-KWMA chromosome 8, ASM5285725v1, whole genome shotgun sequence DNA window includes the following coding sequences:
- the STUB1 gene encoding STIP1 homology and U-box containing protein 1, with amino-acid sequence MKDDMTAVELKDLGNKLFSARKYEDAISCYSKAIIKSPSTATYFTNRALCYLKLQQWELACQDCRRALDLDPSSVKGHFFLGQALQEMDNYDDAVKYLQRASDLAREQKLNFGDDIACQLRMARKRRWQLLEEKRLQQEIELQTYLNQLVLLDKQKRVQEMKMKGSRQGDIDRMEGALDKYISELNSIFAKVDDRRRKRDVPDYLCGKISFEIMREPVITPSGITYDRRDIEEHLQRVGHFDPVTRTPLTQDQLIPNLAMKEVVDAFLAENEWALDY; translated from the exons ATGAAAGACGATATGACCGCCGTCGAACTGAAGGACCTCGGTAACAAATTGTTCAGTGCCCGCAAATATGAAGACGCCATATCGTGCTACAGCAAAGCGATC ATCAAGAGTCCATCGACGGCGACATACTTCACAAACCGGGCACTGTGCTACCTCAAGCTGCAGCAGTGGGAGCTGGCGTGCCAGGACTGCCGGCGGGCCCTGGACCTGGACCCCAGTTCGGTCAAGGGCCACTTCTTCCTGGGGCAGGCCCTGCAGGAGATGGACAACTACGACGACGCCGTCAAGTACCTACAGAGGG CGAGCGACCTGGCCCGTGAGCAGAAGCTCAACTTCGGGGATGACATAGCGTGCCAGCTGCGGATGGCCCGCAAGCGACGCTGGCAGCTGCTCGAAGAGAAGCGTCTCCAGCAGGAGATTGAGCTGCAGACCTACCTCAACCAGCTCGTCCTGCTCGACAAGCAAAA GAGGGTGcaggaaatgaaaatgaagggTTCCCGCCAGGGTGACATTGACCGGATGGAGGGCGCTCTg GATAAATACATATCAGAACTGAACAGCATATTTGCAAAGGTGGATGACAGGCGTCGG AAAAGAGACGTGCCTGACTACCTTTGTGGCAAGATCAGCTTTGAAATCATGCGTGAGCCCGTCATCACTCCCAGTGGGATCACCTACGACCGCCGGGACATTGAGGAGCACCTACAG AGGGTGGGCCACTTCGACCCAGTGACAAGGACACCGCTCACCCAAGACCAGCTGATCCCAAACTTGGCGATGAAGGAAGTGGTGGACGCTTTCCTCGCGGAAAATGAGTGGGCCCTCGACTACTAA